The genome window CGCCGGCGACGAGTCCGTTCATGTGACTGAGCTGAGCTTTGGGTTCGTCTCGGATTACTCACCGAACCCACCTTGTAATCGTCACTCCAAGATCAATGTACCTGCTCTTTCAGCTTTTAAGGAGCTTAAGAAGCTGCTTTTCTACAAGTGCTTCACTGGAGATGAAGTTCCGGTGCCGGAATTCGAGGGGTTTAGTGGGGTTTTAGAGGAGCTGGTGTTCATCGAAAACCCATCTCTGGTGGGGCCCTTTAAGGGTGATATAAGGAGCTTGAGTAGTTTGAAAAGGTTTGTTTTGATTGGAAGTGGAGTTTATGGGTGGGTCCCACCTGGCCTAGGAGAGTTGAGTAGTTTGGAGCAGCTTACATTTTCAAGAAACAGGTTAAGTGGGGATATCTCAGGGGTAAATGTGTCAAAGTTGAGAAATTTGAAGGTTCTTGATTTGAGTTATAATGGGTTTTTTGGTAATTTGCCAGAGTCTTTTGGAGGGTTAGAGAGCTTGTTGAAGCTTGATTTGAGTTATAATGGGTTTCATGGTGAGGTGCCAATGAGTTTCAAGGGTTTAAGGAAGCTTGAGTTTCTTGATTTGAGTTATAACAGGTTTTTTAACTGTGGGGTCCCTTTGGTTCTTGGAGAAATGACTTGCTTGACGGAGGTTTATTTGAGTGGGAATGATCTTGGAGGGGAGATTCCTGAGATTTGGGAGAATCTTGGGGGTATTTTGGGACTTGGGTTGTCAAGAAATGGACTTATTGGCCATATTCCAGGCTCAATGGGGGTGTTTTTGAAGAATTTGTGCTATTT of Daucus carota subsp. sativus chromosome 3, DH1 v3.0, whole genome shotgun sequence contains these proteins:
- the LOC108212914 gene encoding piriformospora indica-insensitive protein 2, with protein sequence MHLSHPLFLLTLSLLSTLSTSQPSLSSLEQESLYQVLESINSDISWRTLFPDDLCYSSPHGVVCEYFTISGAGAGDESVHVTELSFGFVSDYSPNPPCNRHSKINVPALSAFKELKKLLFYKCFTGDEVPVPEFEGFSGVLEELVFIENPSLVGPFKGDIRSLSSLKRFVLIGSGVYGWVPPGLGELSSLEQLTFSRNRLSGDISGVNVSKLRNLKVLDLSYNGFFGNLPESFGGLESLLKLDLSYNGFHGEVPMSFKGLRKLEFLDLSYNRFFNCGVPLVLGEMTCLTEVYLSGNDLGGEIPEIWENLGGILGLGLSRNGLIGHIPGSMGVFLKNLCYLGLDNNKLQGEVPSEFGTLEMVSELNLENNSLSGEIPFDAKFVSKIGGKLKLKGNSQLCVDQELRVDDHLKHLKLCKKPEVPRLVLLHDSGSLVVLVSRVAIAISWGFSLFLIS